One Paenibacillus sp. FSL W8-0186 genomic window carries:
- a CDS encoding glycosyltransferase — protein MKASIIMPTYNSVELIIPCLITLNHQILEEGDSFEVIVVDDGSNDGTGEAIHELILKYALKYFYIDRSLASSRAAARNLGLTEAEGEVIIFLDGDHLVPPHFIQEHLRYHRERDDLVVIGFRNYLTSNDFDVEKLKTEFREDLLPEQLPADRLLAIDAFSEKMSNLETVWYFFFTCNASVSRRNIQEAGLFHEGFKGWGLEDCELAYRLYQQGLTFVYAKNALIYHMYHPSEYDENRYQNWLKNLHTFQELHPSIDVQLLQLLKLFFNPEIRLFWFDSYLRFEYAVRAAHGNLPYKGPVSVYTVHSPLDDASLNELIREADERVVFVIDESRDFRTSLSLLCAASKYDLMYYSAPSCPQKEMIFRQIAQYGVWRQVDYGKPIKEEHP, from the coding sequence ATGAAGGCCAGCATTATTATGCCGACTTACAATAGCGTCGAATTAATTATTCCCTGCCTGATCACGTTAAACCATCAGATTCTGGAGGAGGGGGACAGCTTCGAGGTTATTGTCGTGGATGACGGCTCGAACGACGGAACAGGCGAAGCCATACATGAACTCATCCTTAAATATGCGCTGAAATATTTTTATATCGACAGGTCTCTCGCCTCATCCCGGGCGGCCGCCCGGAACCTCGGCCTTACAGAGGCAGAAGGCGAGGTCATTATATTTTTGGATGGCGACCATCTGGTGCCTCCGCATTTCATCCAGGAGCATTTGAGATATCATCGGGAGCGGGATGACCTCGTTGTGATCGGCTTCCGGAACTACTTGACGTCGAATGATTTCGATGTGGAGAAGCTGAAGACCGAGTTCCGGGAGGATCTGCTGCCGGAGCAGCTGCCGGCGGACCGGCTGCTTGCCATTGATGCATTTTCAGAGAAAATGAGTAATCTGGAGACCGTCTGGTACTTCTTCTTTACCTGCAATGCCTCCGTAAGCCGCCGGAATATTCAAGAAGCCGGGCTGTTCCACGAAGGCTTCAAAGGTTGGGGACTCGAGGACTGCGAGCTGGCTTACCGGTTGTATCAGCAGGGATTAACCTTCGTTTATGCGAAAAATGCGCTCATTTACCATATGTACCACCCTAGTGAATATGACGAGAACCGTTATCAGAACTGGCTGAAAAATCTGCACACCTTCCAGGAGCTGCACCCGTCCATCGATGTTCAGCTGCTCCAGCTGCTGAAGCTCTTTTTCAATCCTGAGATCCGCTTATTCTGGTTCGACAGCTACCTCCGGTTTGAATATGCCGTTCGCGCAGCCCATGGCAATTTGCCCTACAAGGGCCCCGTAAGCGTCTACACCGTGCACTCGCCACTCGATGATGCTTCTCTGAATGAGCTGATCCGGGAGGCGGATGAGAGGGTCGTGTTCGTCATCGACGAGTCCAGAGATTTTCGGACTTCCCTGTCATTGTTATGCGCAGCCAGCAAGTACGACCTAATGTACTACTCTGCCCCGAGCTGTCCTCAGAAGGAAATGATCTTCCGGCAAATAGCTCAAT
- a CDS encoding HAD family hydrolase, with translation MLKPLYITDLDGTLLRSDLKLSDYTRTVMNRAIHEGVNLTYCTARTYTAARSLLSGIQFRLPAILLNGAIMVDPTEHKPIICNNLAFEIAEDIIDKGKKYNLLPIVLNYDNIQETVMHFGLQNQAQCNLIKQLKAWHHPVSQQSRLMPSDTLLNLFFIAPYEQLLPFQEWIDSTYRDSVDVLIFEDSYNKGFFNLQISNPRGNKGLMVQELAAFLGIPLSATTVFGDHVNDLSMFAVAGRKIAVGNAHESVMQIADESILSNDEDGVAKYLGELIS, from the coding sequence ATGTTGAAGCCTTTATATATCACAGATTTGGATGGTACTCTGCTTCGCTCGGACTTGAAATTATCCGATTACACCCGAACGGTCATGAACAGAGCGATTCATGAAGGGGTAAATTTGACGTACTGCACGGCTCGCACGTATACGGCAGCGAGAAGTTTATTGAGCGGAATCCAGTTCCGCCTCCCTGCCATTTTATTAAACGGTGCCATAATGGTAGATCCTACCGAGCATAAACCTATCATTTGCAACAATCTCGCATTCGAAATCGCCGAGGATATTATAGATAAAGGAAAGAAATATAATTTGTTACCAATAGTCCTAAATTATGATAATATACAAGAGACTGTAATGCATTTCGGGCTGCAGAATCAAGCCCAATGCAATTTAATAAAGCAATTGAAGGCGTGGCACCACCCCGTTTCCCAACAATCGAGGCTTATGCCTTCCGACACCTTATTGAATTTATTCTTCATCGCTCCCTACGAACAACTGCTTCCCTTTCAAGAATGGATCGATTCCACCTATAGAGACAGCGTAGATGTGCTCATATTCGAGGATTCCTATAATAAAGGATTCTTCAATCTCCAAATCTCCAATCCAAGGGGGAATAAGGGACTTATGGTTCAGGAACTGGCTGCTTTCTTAGGGATTCCTTTATCCGCAACGACCGTATTCGGTGACCACGTGAACGACCTCTCCATGTTTGCTGTAGCTGGGCGCAAAATCGCTGTAGGCAATGCACATGAAAGCGTCATGCAGATCGCTGACGAATCTATTCTCAGCAACGACGAGGACGGCGTTGCTAAATATTTGGGAGAGTTAATCAGTTGA
- a CDS encoding amino acid adenylation domain-containing protein, translating into MLDALTGKSVDSLGSRISYYAGKQPNKMAVQDSRHSLTYAELDKHSLACAAALSQWGITRGDRIICFAQKEVSLVAAIIGCLRLGVGYVPVDPKNPPGRLQHIAREIAPKAVILPEKMLAEAAGLDPEIKRIPLESISPFHAKPCHLTEDSISGQAWPDIDISDMAYCMYTSGSTGMPKGVVIEHRSMLAFFAAVNEFMNITEESVCMNTSPFYFDVSIVDTLLPLYCGASVYLYDEFMIPSLVLQYIARRRITHFAAVAPILSLLSEEPHFGKEDFSSLKRIMTGAEVLNVKSIQRWLQEVPALTIINGYGPTEATCVCLAHPITAANVNDHHLFPIGRPLTGINALLIDQAGEIIETPGVSGELLVAGDQLMRGYWSNPEATKSRLVAIHGEVYYRTGDICQQDEQGLYHFIGRGDDEVKILGYRINLNEIRGAIGEIPLVKDFILSIIHEEGRGKVLAAAIILKDGDPELGKLADVQAALKDKLLDYMVPRYLLLCTGFPKLPSGKTDAKRIARYIEEQIKHNKTSLHLQSADWP; encoded by the coding sequence GTGCTAGATGCATTGACAGGGAAGTCTGTAGATTCGCTGGGCAGCCGCATTTCATACTATGCCGGGAAGCAGCCGAATAAAATGGCTGTCCAGGACAGCCGGCATTCACTGACATACGCCGAATTGGACAAGCACAGCTTGGCTTGCGCTGCCGCTTTATCCCAATGGGGAATCACCCGCGGAGATCGAATCATCTGCTTCGCCCAAAAGGAAGTCTCACTGGTAGCCGCCATCATCGGCTGCCTGCGTTTGGGGGTGGGGTATGTCCCTGTAGACCCTAAGAACCCGCCAGGCCGCTTGCAGCACATCGCGCGGGAAATCGCCCCCAAGGCTGTAATTTTACCGGAAAAAATGCTGGCGGAGGCAGCCGGGCTGGATCCGGAGATCAAGCGGATTCCCCTGGAGTCAATCTCCCCTTTCCACGCAAAACCCTGCCATCTAACGGAAGATTCTATATCAGGCCAGGCATGGCCTGATATAGATATCTCTGATATGGCTTATTGCATGTATACGTCAGGATCGACGGGCATGCCCAAAGGGGTGGTGATCGAGCACCGAAGCATGCTGGCCTTCTTTGCGGCGGTCAACGAATTCATGAACATCACCGAAGAATCGGTCTGCATGAACACCTCCCCTTTTTATTTCGATGTATCGATTGTGGATACTCTGCTGCCGCTGTATTGCGGGGCAAGCGTATACTTGTACGACGAATTCATGATTCCTTCCCTGGTGCTCCAATATATCGCCAGACGGAGGATTACCCACTTTGCGGCAGTAGCGCCAATTCTATCATTGCTGTCTGAGGAGCCCCATTTTGGCAAAGAGGATTTTTCCAGCCTGAAACGGATTATGACGGGAGCAGAGGTGCTGAACGTCAAGTCGATCCAAAGATGGCTCCAGGAGGTTCCAGCCTTGACGATCATCAACGGATATGGGCCGACGGAGGCTACGTGCGTGTGCCTGGCCCACCCGATTACAGCCGCTAATGTGAATGATCATCATTTATTTCCCATCGGCCGGCCTTTAACCGGCATAAATGCTTTGTTGATCGATCAAGCGGGAGAGATCATAGAGACCCCAGGGGTCAGCGGAGAGCTGCTGGTTGCCGGAGACCAGCTCATGCGGGGCTACTGGTCGAATCCCGAAGCAACGAAATCCCGGCTCGTCGCAATCCATGGGGAGGTTTATTACCGGACCGGGGACATTTGCCAGCAGGATGAACAGGGCTTGTATCATTTTATCGGCCGGGGCGACGATGAGGTCAAAATACTCGGCTACCGCATTAACTTAAATGAAATCAGGGGGGCGATCGGGGAGATTCCCTTGGTAAAGGATTTCATCCTGAGCATCATTCATGAGGAAGGCCGAGGTAAAGTATTAGCGGCCGCAATTATTCTAAAAGACGGCGACCCGGAGCTCGGCAAGCTCGCCGATGTTCAGGCAGCGCTTAAGGACAAGCTCTTGGATTACATGGTTCCGCGTTATTTGCTGCTATGCACCGGATTTCCCAAACTGCCGTCCGGCAAAACGGACGCGAAAAGGATCGCCCGGTATATCGAAGAACAAATCAAGCACAACAAAACATCCTTGCACTTGCAGTCCGCAGATTGGCCATAA
- a CDS encoding iron-containing redox enzyme family protein, protein MSNRQLPEMIFDSSVQFHELVHALIEWPELYSHMKQNPEDANEAVKLALQTVEDYKAGKEAAYYSLHRALDLLYSINIHPMEQKPVFNQYDPTLMRIQKELEEAWEAYEDSRFPDIDIPTDTKEFQRWFMRTILDHEAANHQLYAYLEESCSREEMSYFFSQEITVDSRFDDLVALAQIGTSEVIKMELAENYWDEMGNGEMDKVHTVMFNYLLDELGLLNDTNTLSLVEGASWQSLAVGNTLLYSALYRKNLYRALGCLGAVELVAPKRFSRLVKGFKRLGISEKGREYHTLHIQIDTRHGHGWVKNAIVPIIKDNPEARIEIVKGAFLRLNTSMDYCNKIYERFSKVSV, encoded by the coding sequence ATGTCTAACCGTCAATTGCCTGAAATGATCTTCGATTCGAGCGTCCAATTTCATGAGCTTGTCCATGCATTGATTGAATGGCCGGAATTGTATTCGCATATGAAGCAAAATCCCGAGGATGCGAATGAAGCCGTAAAGCTTGCCTTGCAAACCGTGGAAGATTACAAAGCGGGCAAGGAAGCTGCTTACTACAGCCTGCACCGGGCTCTGGATCTCCTCTATAGCATAAACATTCACCCGATGGAGCAAAAGCCGGTGTTCAACCAATATGATCCTACGCTGATGCGCATCCAGAAAGAATTAGAGGAAGCTTGGGAAGCTTACGAGGACAGCCGTTTTCCCGATATCGACATTCCGACGGATACCAAGGAATTCCAGCGCTGGTTCATGAGGACGATCCTGGATCATGAAGCAGCCAATCATCAATTGTATGCCTATTTGGAGGAAAGCTGCTCCAGAGAGGAAATGAGCTACTTCTTCTCTCAAGAGATTACGGTAGACAGCCGTTTCGACGATCTCGTTGCCCTGGCGCAGATCGGCACCAGCGAAGTGATCAAGATGGAGCTTGCCGAAAATTATTGGGATGAAATGGGCAACGGTGAAATGGATAAAGTCCATACCGTCATGTTCAATTATTTGCTGGACGAGCTGGGGCTCCTGAATGATACGAATACCTTGTCTTTAGTAGAAGGCGCTAGCTGGCAGTCCCTGGCGGTAGGCAATACCCTGCTGTATTCCGCCCTGTACCGCAAAAATCTGTATCGGGCCTTGGGCTGTCTTGGAGCGGTCGAGCTAGTAGCGCCAAAACGCTTCAGCAGACTGGTCAAGGGATTCAAACGCCTCGGCATCAGCGAAAAGGGCCGGGAATACCATACCCTGCATATCCAAATTGACACCCGCCACGGGCATGGATGGGTCAAAAACGCGATTGTTCCGATCATCAAGGACAATCCTGAAGCCAGAATCGAGATCGTAAAGGGAGCCTTCTTACGCTTAAACACCTCAATGGACTACTGCAATAAAATTTATGAGCGCTTCTCCAAAGTAAGCGTATAA
- a CDS encoding acyl-CoA dehydrogenase family protein has translation MSINPFTPEHDAYRNGLRHFIDQEIRPHLSEWRAAGHPPPIKQILRQLGETGYLSTTFPERFGGAALDYWYNVILHEELARLPNGAIGMSVASHLDIATSLVAKYARQELAADWVPSAIQGKSLLALALTEENAGSDLSNIQTTAVQEGDGYILQGRKTFISNGVSADAYCVLAQTANKQGDPAPTLFFVPKSSPGVAVVRNLPTLGNRGDIAEIEFDRVKIAQQQVIGGLGFGLFIQMKQFFQERTIIAIRMAAMARYHVDLTIEHSKKRRTFGKPLSSNQHVQFTLAQLITEIESVKQFSYGCIRKMSTPNENMADAAMAKYAGGKLVRKVADQCLQLFGGEGYLDDHPISLFFRDARALSLAGGTDEMMLNMIARVEC, from the coding sequence ATGAGTATAAACCCGTTTACGCCGGAGCATGATGCGTATCGAAACGGCCTCCGCCACTTTATCGATCAAGAGATTAGACCCCATTTAAGCGAATGGAGAGCCGCTGGCCATCCTCCCCCAATCAAACAAATCCTTCGCCAATTAGGCGAAACTGGTTATTTGTCAACAACATTCCCTGAACGATTTGGCGGGGCAGCGCTGGACTACTGGTATAACGTCATTTTACATGAAGAGCTAGCGAGACTGCCTAATGGAGCGATCGGAATGTCCGTTGCCAGCCATCTGGATATAGCGACAAGCCTGGTCGCCAAATACGCCCGCCAAGAGTTGGCGGCGGACTGGGTCCCTTCCGCTATTCAAGGCAAGTCATTATTAGCGCTGGCCCTGACCGAAGAGAATGCCGGATCAGATCTAAGCAATATACAGACGACAGCTGTACAGGAGGGGGACGGCTATATCCTCCAAGGCCGGAAGACCTTCATCAGCAATGGCGTATCGGCAGACGCTTACTGCGTCCTTGCCCAAACCGCCAATAAACAGGGAGATCCTGCACCTACTTTGTTTTTTGTGCCTAAATCGTCGCCTGGCGTTGCTGTAGTCAGGAACCTGCCAACCTTGGGCAATCGGGGGGATATCGCGGAAATTGAATTTGACCGGGTTAAGATCGCCCAGCAGCAGGTCATAGGCGGACTGGGATTTGGCCTGTTTATTCAAATGAAGCAATTTTTCCAGGAACGGACGATTATAGCAATCCGGATGGCCGCGATGGCACGCTACCATGTTGACCTCACCATCGAACACTCCAAGAAACGCCGCACGTTTGGCAAGCCTCTCAGCTCTAACCAGCATGTTCAATTCACTCTCGCTCAATTGATCACCGAAATTGAATCCGTTAAACAATTCAGCTATGGATGCATACGAAAAATGTCGACGCCAAACGAGAATATGGCCGATGCCGCAATGGCCAAATACGCAGGCGGGAAGCTGGTAAGGAAAGTCGCCGACCAGTGCCTGCAATTGTTCGGAGGGGAAGGCTACTTGGACGACCATCCTATTTCGCTGTTTTTTCGCGATGCCAGAGCCCTGTCGCTAGCCGGGGGAACCGATGAAATGATGCTGAACATGATTGCCAGAGTAGAGTGCTAG
- a CDS encoding acyl-CoA dehydrogenase family protein: MNPQTNTNSFFSEGHLLLRQKLQAFMKQEILPHVEDWEQQRRFPLRSILKKLGQQELLGLRYPSQYGGQNQDIFSHIVFAEELGRIPSAGISMAIIIHNDMVAPLVADYGTATQCEELLSPALRGDLVFGHAVSEASAGSDVAAIQATAVRESDYYVLNGVKNFVTNGLDADVYCVLAAMPDRNPLTGMVLLFVPRSLPGIEISEEIGMMGHRTANVASVSFQDVRVPASCRIGNEGGGFLAQLNQFAQEHIISSCRATAMADEVLRLTVQHCRSRVTFGEPLIKNQWIQFKIAELRTEIELSRQCNYVAASIWQEQGDISLLSAMAKLQSSRLVRKVADECLQLFGKDAYLDDHIIGRFYRDSRLFSISTGSDEMMLTKIAKISKIS, translated from the coding sequence ATGAATCCGCAAACAAACACAAATTCTTTCTTCTCGGAAGGCCATCTGCTGCTGCGACAGAAACTGCAAGCCTTCATGAAGCAAGAAATTCTCCCCCACGTAGAAGATTGGGAACAGCAGCGCCGGTTCCCGCTAAGAAGCATCCTCAAGAAGCTAGGGCAACAGGAATTGCTGGGCCTGCGCTATCCCTCCCAATATGGCGGACAGAATCAAGATATATTCTCGCATATCGTATTTGCTGAAGAGCTTGGCAGAATTCCCTCCGCCGGGATCAGCATGGCCATCATCATCCATAACGACATGGTCGCCCCATTAGTGGCCGACTATGGAACTGCAACGCAATGTGAAGAGCTGCTGTCCCCTGCGCTTCGGGGCGATTTGGTTTTTGGCCATGCCGTATCGGAGGCTTCCGCCGGATCGGATGTGGCCGCAATCCAAGCCACAGCGGTTCGCGAGAGCGATTACTATGTACTGAACGGCGTCAAGAATTTCGTCACGAACGGACTGGATGCGGATGTATACTGCGTGCTTGCAGCCATGCCAGACCGCAACCCGCTGACGGGCATGGTGCTGCTATTCGTCCCCCGCTCGCTGCCCGGCATCGAAATTAGCGAAGAAATCGGCATGATGGGCCATCGTACCGCCAATGTTGCCAGCGTATCGTTTCAGGACGTCAGGGTTCCCGCATCCTGCCGGATCGGCAACGAAGGCGGAGGATTTCTCGCCCAATTGAACCAATTCGCGCAAGAGCATATTATCTCCTCCTGCCGGGCTACGGCGATGGCTGACGAGGTGCTTCGTTTAACTGTCCAGCACTGCCGCTCCAGAGTCACCTTCGGCGAACCCCTCATCAAGAATCAATGGATCCAATTCAAGATCGCGGAATTACGCACGGAAATCGAGCTGAGCCGCCAATGCAATTATGTTGCAGCTTCCATTTGGCAGGAGCAGGGAGACATCTCCTTGTTGTCCGCCATGGCCAAATTGCAGTCCAGCAGACTGGTTCGCAAGGTCGCCGACGAATGCCTGCAGCTGTTCGGCAAAGACGCTTATCTCGATGACCATATCATAGGGAGATTCTACCGGGACAGCCGCCTGTTCTCCATTTCGACCGGTTCTGATGAAATGATGCTGACCAAAATTGCGAAAATAAGCAAAATAAGCTGA
- a CDS encoding phosphopantetheine-binding protein, protein MEHEIENKLSQIINQVKGTDAEFCAKDNFIEQLSMDSMDIIQVIVAIQHEFGLDFFGNQIDIDILNEFGRLADYIKQNAVQAPLGSEL, encoded by the coding sequence GTGGAGCATGAAATTGAGAACAAGCTTAGCCAAATTATCAACCAGGTGAAGGGTACCGATGCCGAATTTTGCGCTAAAGACAATTTTATTGAACAGCTGAGCATGGATTCCATGGATATCATTCAAGTTATCGTGGCCATACAGCATGAATTCGGCCTTGATTTCTTCGGCAATCAAATCGATATCGACATCTTGAATGAATTTGGAAGACTGGCAGACTACATTAAGCAAAATGCCGTTCAGGCGCCGTTAGGGAGTGAGCTATGA
- a CDS encoding prolipoprotein diacylglyceryl transferase family protein: MRQTGLIASLYLLLYSAGRFVIEFYRGDIIRGNVGMLPLLIKSSARPSTAE; this comes from the coding sequence GTGCGCCAGACAGGACTCATCGCTAGCTTGTACCTGCTCTTGTACAGCGCAGGGAGATTCGTCATTGAGTTCTATAGAGGGGATATCATCCGGGGGAATGTTGGTATGCTGCCCTTGCTAATTAAATCTTCTGCCCGTCCATCCACAGCCGAATAA
- a CDS encoding PspA/IM30 family protein, with translation MGILSRFRDIMRANVNSFVDRAEDPAKAMDEYMRDLHSDLGQVKAEAAAVLANERRAKASLDECQAEIRKLQRYAEKAVEAGNEDDALKFLDRKAQQAAKLNDLQTAHELAAAKAASMQQLQEKLISDLGQLEARQSELKEKLAFSRMQQGIGAGSNLSAGTFDELEEKAYLAAEEALALAELRAGEALDNAADPAVHLEDDNVKPDVNAGSNNSTSNSINSSTSSSASTSASVEDELAAIKARMNKREL, from the coding sequence ATGGGAATCTTGTCGAGGTTTCGGGATATTATGAGAGCCAACGTCAACTCGTTCGTGGATCGGGCGGAGGATCCGGCGAAGGCCATGGATGAATATATGAGGGACCTGCACAGCGATCTGGGCCAGGTGAAGGCGGAGGCGGCAGCGGTGCTTGCGAATGAGCGAAGGGCCAAGGCTTCTCTGGATGAATGCCAGGCCGAGATCAGGAAGCTGCAGCGTTACGCCGAGAAAGCCGTGGAAGCGGGCAATGAGGATGATGCCCTGAAATTTCTGGATCGGAAAGCGCAGCAGGCCGCGAAGCTGAATGATCTGCAGACTGCTCACGAGCTGGCTGCCGCCAAGGCAGCAAGCATGCAGCAGCTGCAGGAGAAGCTGATATCCGACCTCGGGCAGCTGGAGGCACGGCAATCCGAACTGAAGGAGAAGCTTGCCTTCTCCCGAATGCAGCAAGGCATCGGTGCGGGCAGTAACCTATCTGCCGGCACGTTCGATGAACTAGAGGAGAAAGCGTATCTCGCTGCGGAAGAAGCACTGGCGTTGGCTGAGCTTCGGGCTGGAGAAGCACTGGACAATGCTGCTGATCCGGCGGTTCATTTGGAAGACGACAACGTAAAACCGGATGTGAATGCTGGCTCGAACAATAGCACGAGCAATAGCATAAACTCTAGCACAAGCTCTAGCGCCAGCACTTCTGCGAGCGTCGAAGATGAATTAGCAGCAATCAAAGCAAGAATGAACAAGAGGGAATTGTGA